In Necator americanus strain Aroian chromosome IV, whole genome shotgun sequence, the following proteins share a genomic window:
- a CDS encoding hypothetical protein (NECATOR_CHRIV.G15950.T1): protein MLVNVTPIDIREVALCTGLYNCRALNQCGFVKEDCSTIDTILLEEHREKNSGVHVALLGLEKAFNRVQHDLLWMSVRSHRLLEEDVRWTKLLYAKSTRVVLCAAGTSRPFLVQAVHQSSALSPLLFILCIYSITKEIQKQHQWTLLFTDNVTLWSESRDDLQKQCGQRIEDGSTRVDGTKLDKMDCLKYLESEVTFTGGIDKEGRARVNAAWMKWKMATGDEKVPVRLKPKTCRTVVRPVALHGCD, encoded by the exons ATGCTTGTGAATGTTACTCCCATTGATATCAGAGAAGTTGCACTGTGTACAGGCCTATACAACTGCCGTGCACTCAACCAGTGTGGCTTTGTGAAAGaagactgcagcactatagatacTATCCTCCTGGAAGAACATCGAGAAAAGAACAGCGGTGTGCATGTCGCTCTTCTCggtctcgagaaagctttcaaTCGTGTCCAACATGATCTTTTATGGATGTCCGTGAGGTCGCATAGACTACTAGAAGAAgatgtgcggtggacgaaactgctttatgcgaagtcTACCAGAGTTGTATtgtgtgctgctggaacaagcaggccattccttGTACAAGCAGTCCATCAGAGTTCAGCACTCTCacccctgctgttcatactgtgcatatactcgataacgaaggaaatccaaaaGCAGCATCAGTGGACCCTACTCTTTACCGACAATGTCACGCTCtggtcggagtctcgagatgatcttcaaaAACAA TGCGGACAAAGGATAGAAGATGGTTCAActcgtgtcgatggcaccaAATTAGACAAGATGGACTGTTTGAAGTACCTTGAATCCGAAGTGACTTTCACAGGCGGCATTGAtaaagaaggtcgagcacgtgttaatgcggcatggatgaaatggaaaatggcaacaggcgacgaaaaagtccctgttcgactgaagccGAAGACCtgcaggacggttgtgcgtcctgttgctcTTCACGGATGTGACTGA
- a CDS encoding hypothetical protein (NECATOR_CHRIV.G15949.T1) yields the protein MHGWWKQGHCVTIRLVYAAPILMLVIIAIIISIRVILILLLLLLLLLSLLLLLLLLLLLLLLLLLLLLLLLLLLLLLLLLLLLLLLLLLLLLLLLLLLLLLLLLLLLLLLLLLLLLLLLLLLLLLLLLLLLLLLLLLLLLLLLLLLLLLLLLLLLLLLLLLLLLLLLLLLLLLLLLLLLLLLLLLLLLLLLLLLLLLLLLLLLLLLLLLLLLLLLLLLLLLLLLLLLLLLLLLLLLLLLLLLLLLLLLLLLLLLLLLLLLLLLLLLLLLILLLLLLLLLLLLLLLLLLLLLLLLLLLLLLLLLLLLLLLLLLLLLLLLLLLLLLLLLLLLLLLLLLLLLLLLLLLLLLLLLLLLLLLLLLSLLLLLLLLLLLLLLLLLLLLLLLLLLLLLLLLLLLLFLAFVPRCCRLRHSASSFPFGSIY from the coding sequence ATGCATGGTTGGTGGAAGCAGGGCCACTGCGTGACAATCAGACTTGTGTACGCAGCACCAATACTAATGCTAGtgataatagcaataataatatcaataagagtaatattaatattactattactcttactattattattatcattattattattattattattattattattattattattattattattattattattattattattactcttattattattattattattattactcttattattattattattattattattactcttattattattattattattattattattattattattattattattattattattattattattattattattattattattattattattattattattattattattattattattattattattattattattattattattattattattattattattattattattattattattattattattattattattattattattattattattattattattattattattattattattattattattattattattattattattattattattattattattattattattattattattattattattattattattattattattattattattattattattattattattattattattattattattattattattattattattattattattattattattattattattattattattattattattattattattattattattattattattattattattattattattattattattattattattattattattattattattattattattattaatattattattattattattattattattattattattattattattattattattattattattattattattattattattattattattattattattattattattattattactcttattattattattattattattattattattattattattattattattattattattattattattattattattattattattattattattattattattattattattattattattattattattattactcttactattattattatcattattattattattattattattattattattattattattattattattattattattattattattattattattattattattattattattactcttattattattcctagcgtttgttccgcgttgttgcaggctCCGCCATTCTGCTTCAAGTTTTCCGTTTGGTTCAATATATTaa
- a CDS encoding hypothetical protein (NECATOR_CHRIV.G15948.T1), with product MLQRKLFQLRCRGKRSLLHLRRRDSRKILVYKRYVEKRACCGWLTIMTSQNNGDYESATQSVVTDCSAKEGNENPNREEDVTNLEPFVQFQCAICRMNEKCFFGDLKKSDGFYPSTVFYMRDPFVPPQRVKGRKPLLSDFLVLGSLCSLCNQSVCLDKTCSIYFGALFCTTCITRERRRFPEMLLQMVAKAQSSSTKSPK from the exons atgctgcaaagaaaactctTCCAGCTTCGATGCCGAGGAAAACGTTCGCTTTTGCATTTGCGAAGACGAGATTCACGTAAAATTCT AGTGTACAAGCGCTACGTTGAAAAACGTGCTTGTTGTGGATGGTTAACTATAATGACTAGTCAGAATAATGGTGACTATGAATCCGCAACACAGAG CGTCGTTACCGATTGCTCTGCTAAAGAGGGCAACGAAAATCCAAATC GTGAAGAAGATGTAACAAACCTCGAACCTTTTGTCCAGTTCCAATGCGCAATCTGCCGCATGaacgaaaaatgtttttttggtGATCTGAAGAAATCTGATGGCTT TTATCCTTCCACTGTGTTTTACATGAGGGATCCTTTCGTTCCACCTCAACGGGTGAAAGGACGAAAACCGTTGCTGTCCGATTTCCTTGTGCTTGGTTCTTTGTGTTCCCTTTGCAATCAATCTGTTTGCCTTGATAAG aCGTGTAGTATATACTTTGGAGCCCTGTTCTGTACAACATGTATTACCCGCGAGCGCAGaagatttccagaaatgttACTTCAA ATGGTTGCTAAAGCGCAGTCCTCTTCGACAAAGTCACCTAAATGA
- a CDS encoding hypothetical protein (NECATOR_CHRIV.G15951.T1) has product MVARLRLDGFNYATKATSLLVRQADRGQEPLSRHTANICYVFFRIYDIHPRSDEHCTRPGNATNIRGLPSRQPEDGAYLAAKIEAKKAVYKAKSDRYQGCVRHALPEKGNGQCMV; this is encoded by the exons atggtggcgagacttcgtctcgacGGGTTCAActatgccacaaag GCtactagcttgctagtgcgacaagccgacagAGGACAAGAGCCCCTGTCGCGTCATACCGCTAATATCtgctatgtgttcttcagaatcTACGACATCCACCCCAGAAGCGACGAGCATTGTACTCGCCCAGGCAATGCGACAAATATCCGAGGGCTACCG tcacgtcagcctgaagatggTGCTTACCTAGCAGCGAAGAttgaggctaagaaggcagtctacAAGGCCAAGTCCGACCGCTaccaaggctgtgtacgacatgctttaCCAGAGAAGGGGAATGGGCAGTGTATGGTTTAG
- a CDS encoding hypothetical protein (NECATOR_CHRIV.G15948.T2), which yields MGLEQISEGLGKLYCLAKQRVYKRYVEKRACCGWLTIMTSQNNGDYESATQSVVTDCSAKEGNENPNREEDVTNLEPFVQFQCAICRMNEKCFFGDLKKSDGFYPSTVFYMRDPFVPPQRVKGRKPLLSDFLVLGSLCSLCNQSVCLDKTCSIYFGALFCTTCITRERRRFPEMLLQMVAKAQSSSTKSPK from the exons ATGGGTCTCGAACAGATATCCGAAGGGCTTGGAAAGTTGTACTGTCTTGCGAAACAACG AGTGTACAAGCGCTACGTTGAAAAACGTGCTTGTTGTGGATGGTTAACTATAATGACTAGTCAGAATAATGGTGACTATGAATCCGCAACACAGAG CGTCGTTACCGATTGCTCTGCTAAAGAGGGCAACGAAAATCCAAATC GTGAAGAAGATGTAACAAACCTCGAACCTTTTGTCCAGTTCCAATGCGCAATCTGCCGCATGaacgaaaaatgtttttttggtGATCTGAAGAAATCTGATGGCTT TTATCCTTCCACTGTGTTTTACATGAGGGATCCTTTCGTTCCACCTCAACGGGTGAAAGGACGAAAACCGTTGCTGTCCGATTTCCTTGTGCTTGGTTCTTTGTGTTCCCTTTGCAATCAATCTGTTTGCCTTGATAAG aCGTGTAGTATATACTTTGGAGCCCTGTTCTGTACAACATGTATTACCCGCGAGCGCAGaagatttccagaaatgttACTTCAA ATGGTTGCTAAAGCGCAGTCCTCTTCGACAAAGTCACCTAAATGA